Proteins encoded in a region of the Mycobacterium branderi genome:
- a CDS encoding Na+/H+ antiporter subunit A, whose protein sequence is MLAILFAHAVAAVLAPLLVRKWDRLAFYPLTLVPLGSLSWVVLHWPRHADQKQSITWVPELSMNIALRCDPLAAIMSVLVLGIGALVLFYCADYFHHRDGHTENRLPSFAAELVAFSGTMFGLVVADNMLVLYVFWELTTVLSFLLIGHYAERLLSRRAATQALLVTTAGGLAMLVGIVILGHAAGSYRLSDVVASPPSGPAVAVAVLLMLVGGLSKSAIVPLHFWLPGAMGAPTPVSAYLHAAAMVKAGVYLIARMAPGFADSPGWRPAVVILGVTTMLLAGWRAVREYDLKLILAFGTVSQLGLITVLVGSGGRDLMLAGLAVLCAHAIFKAALFMVVGIVDHATGTRDVRRLAGLGQRCPSVLVIAAAATASMAALPPFLGFVAKEAAFATLARTPYVLGVVAAGSVFTMIYSVRFLWGAFARKGRREPSAPVAGMHPPTVTFLTAPAILAAAGLALGLEPAPLGRLLDGYAGSAKNLALWHGVGLPLVLSAGVATLGAAAFFARARLRRARVGWMPLGNADRAYDAVVRGLDVISVRLTGETQRGSIPATQSVILSTLVLVPTAALLLGARDRPQLRLWDSPLQPTLAALLVAAALGATATRNRLAAVLMVGVTGYACGAIFAFHGAPDLALTQFLVETVTLVIFVLVLRTLPAEVDPGDIRRHRLPRAALAVAVGAAVTVFAMFAIAARHGTAIASLLPDAAYLRGHGANTVNVLLVDIRAWDTLGEISVLLVAATGVASLVFRHRRFGSAPRMPRPGQPDIGDIPVTPYSPAIGDTTWLRGSEYRDPRYRSLVMEVTTRIIFPLIMVVSVYFFFTGHNTPGGGFAGGLTAGLALVLRYLAGGPYELGETLPLDAGKILGVGLTLAAGTATASLLLGAPALSSAVLAVDLPVLGHVTFVTALVFDLGVYLIVVGLVLDVLRSLGVRVGEDQAAAREAALT, encoded by the coding sequence ATGCTCGCCATCCTGTTTGCCCACGCGGTCGCTGCCGTGCTGGCACCGCTGCTGGTGCGCAAATGGGACCGGTTGGCGTTCTATCCGCTCACGCTGGTGCCGCTCGGGTCGCTGAGTTGGGTGGTGCTGCACTGGCCACGCCACGCGGACCAGAAGCAAAGCATCACCTGGGTGCCCGAGCTGTCGATGAACATCGCGCTGCGCTGCGACCCGCTGGCCGCGATCATGAGCGTGCTGGTGCTGGGCATCGGCGCGCTGGTGCTGTTCTATTGCGCCGACTACTTCCACCATCGCGACGGGCACACCGAAAACCGACTGCCCAGCTTCGCCGCCGAACTGGTCGCGTTCTCCGGGACCATGTTCGGCCTGGTGGTCGCCGACAACATGCTGGTGCTCTACGTGTTCTGGGAGCTCACCACGGTGTTGTCGTTCCTGCTGATCGGCCACTACGCCGAGCGGCTGCTCAGCCGGCGCGCCGCCACCCAGGCGTTGCTGGTCACCACCGCCGGCGGGTTGGCGATGCTCGTCGGCATCGTCATCCTGGGCCACGCCGCCGGCAGCTACCGGCTCTCCGACGTGGTTGCCTCTCCCCCGTCGGGTCCCGCGGTGGCCGTTGCAGTGCTGCTGATGCTGGTCGGCGGGCTGAGCAAATCGGCGATCGTGCCGCTGCACTTCTGGTTGCCCGGCGCCATGGGCGCGCCGACGCCGGTCAGCGCCTATCTACACGCCGCCGCGATGGTCAAGGCCGGCGTCTACCTGATCGCGCGGATGGCACCCGGATTCGCCGACTCGCCAGGCTGGCGTCCCGCCGTCGTGATCCTGGGCGTGACCACCATGCTGCTGGCCGGCTGGCGCGCGGTCCGCGAATACGACCTCAAGCTGATCCTGGCGTTCGGCACCGTCAGCCAGCTCGGGCTGATCACCGTGCTCGTCGGCAGCGGCGGCCGCGACCTGATGCTCGCCGGCCTGGCGGTGCTGTGCGCGCACGCGATATTCAAGGCCGCCCTGTTCATGGTCGTCGGGATCGTCGACCACGCCACCGGCACCCGGGATGTGCGCCGGCTCGCCGGGCTGGGACAGCGTTGCCCGTCGGTGCTGGTGATCGCGGCCGCGGCGACGGCCAGCATGGCCGCGCTGCCGCCGTTTCTGGGTTTCGTTGCCAAGGAGGCCGCGTTTGCCACACTTGCCCGCACACCGTACGTGCTGGGCGTAGTAGCCGCCGGCTCGGTGTTCACGATGATCTACAGCGTCCGGTTCCTGTGGGGTGCGTTCGCCCGCAAGGGCCGTCGCGAACCGAGCGCCCCGGTCGCCGGCATGCACCCGCCGACCGTGACATTCCTGACGGCACCGGCGATCCTGGCCGCGGCCGGCCTGGCCCTGGGCCTCGAACCGGCACCGCTGGGCCGGCTGCTGGACGGCTACGCAGGTAGCGCGAAAAACCTGGCGCTGTGGCACGGTGTCGGCCTGCCGCTGGTGCTGTCGGCCGGGGTCGCGACGCTGGGCGCCGCCGCGTTCTTCGCCCGAGCCCGGCTGCGTCGCGCGCGGGTCGGCTGGATGCCGCTGGGCAACGCCGACCGCGCCTACGACGCCGTGGTCCGCGGCCTCGACGTGATCTCGGTGCGATTGACCGGCGAAACACAGCGCGGCTCCATCCCGGCCACCCAGTCGGTGATCCTGTCGACGCTGGTGTTGGTGCCGACGGCGGCGCTGCTGCTGGGTGCGCGCGATCGCCCGCAGCTCCGGCTGTGGGATTCACCGCTGCAGCCGACGCTGGCCGCCCTGTTGGTGGCAGCCGCACTCGGCGCGACCGCGACGCGCAACCGGCTGGCAGCCGTGCTCATGGTCGGCGTGACCGGGTACGCCTGCGGCGCCATCTTCGCCTTCCACGGCGCGCCCGACCTGGCGCTGACCCAGTTCTTGGTGGAGACCGTGACGCTGGTGATCTTCGTGCTGGTGCTGCGCACGCTGCCGGCCGAAGTCGATCCGGGCGACATCAGGCGCCACCGGCTGCCTCGCGCCGCGCTGGCGGTGGCGGTCGGCGCCGCCGTCACGGTGTTCGCGATGTTCGCGATCGCCGCCCGCCACGGCACCGCGATCGCGAGCCTGCTGCCCGACGCCGCTTATCTGCGCGGCCACGGCGCCAACACCGTCAACGTGCTGCTGGTCGACATCCGGGCGTGGGACACCCTCGGCGAGATCTCGGTGTTGCTGGTCGCGGCGACAGGTGTTGCGTCGCTGGTGTTTCGGCACCGCCGGTTCGGGTCGGCGCCTCGCATGCCGCGGCCCGGGCAGCCGGACATCGGGGACATTCCCGTCACGCCCTACAGCCCGGCGATCGGCGACACCACCTGGTTGCGCGGCAGCGAATACCGTGACCCGCGCTACCGCTCGCTGGTAATGGAGGTGACCACCCGGATCATCTTCCCGCTGATCATGGTCGTGTCGGTGTACTTCTTCTTCACCGGCCACAACACTCCCGGCGGCGGTTTCGCCGGCGGGCTGACCGCCGGGCTGGCGCTGGTGTTGCGCTATTTGGCCGGCGGCCCTTACGAACTCGGCGAGACCCTGCCGCTGGACGCCGGCAAGATCCTGGGCGTGGGGCTGACCCTGGCCGCGGGGACCGCGACGGCGTCGCTGCTGCTCGGCGCTCCGGCGCTGTCGTCGGCGGTGCTGGCCGTCGACCTGCCGGTGCTGGGTCACGTCACGTTCGTCACCGCACTGGTCTTCGACCTCGGCGTCTATTTGATCGTGGTCGGTTTGGTGCTCGACGTGCTGCGCTCCCTCGGCGTGCGAGTCGGCGAGGACCAGGCCGCGGCCCGGGAGGCGGCCCTCACGTGA
- a CDS encoding Na(+)/H(+) antiporter subunit C: protein MTVYLIPLLATGALVSCGVYLLLERTLTRMLLGLLLIGNAVNLLIIAVSGPPGNPPVRGAGTSGTPTADPLAQAMVLTAIVITMGVAAFVLALAYRSYRLTAAEAVAKDAEDTRVAQLSPEEAADVDADPEEPYPDTDEPDELDALPGHRGSR from the coding sequence GTGACCGTCTACCTGATTCCGCTGCTCGCGACCGGCGCGCTGGTCAGCTGCGGGGTGTACCTGCTGCTGGAACGCACCCTGACCCGAATGCTGTTGGGGCTGTTGCTGATTGGCAACGCGGTCAATTTGCTCATCATCGCCGTCAGCGGCCCGCCGGGCAATCCGCCGGTTCGCGGCGCCGGCACGAGCGGCACACCCACCGCCGACCCGCTGGCGCAGGCCATGGTGTTGACGGCGATCGTCATCACGATGGGCGTCGCGGCGTTCGTGCTGGCGCTGGCCTACCGCTCCTATCGGCTGACCGCCGCCGAAGCCGTCGCCAAAGACGCCGAGGACACCCGCGTCGCGCAACTCTCGCCGGAGGAGGCCGCCGACGTCGACGCCGACCCGGAGGAGCCGTACCCCGACACCGACGAACCCGACGAACTCGACGCGCTGCCCGGCCATCGGGGGTCGCGATGA
- a CDS encoding Na+/H+ antiporter subunit D — MSLAASLIPLPVLVPMLGAAACLVAGRRPRLQRLITWAALATIVLVAIALLLLTDRNGTLALHVGGWGPTLLGPLGVTLVVDRLSALMLVVSSVVLLTVVAYAIGQGIRDGDDRQPVSIFLPTYLALAAGVCMAFLAGDLFNLFVGFEVLLSASFVLLTIGGSAARVRAGIGYVMVSLLSSLIFLFGIALIYAATGTLNMAELALRIGTVSPGIRSAMFAVLLVAFGIKAAVFPLSAWLPDSYPTAPAPVTAVFAGILTKVGIYAIIRAHSLLFPDAGLNHLLLVAALLTMLIGILGAIAQSDIKRLLSFTLVSHIGYMVFGVALSTQAGMAGAIYYVAHHIVVQTTLFLATGLIERQGGASSLQRLGGLAANPLLAFVFLLPALNLGGIPPFSGFIGKVALLRAGTADGSVLAWLLVAGGVVTSLLTLYVVARVWSKAFWRPRVDAPDGDLVAARTAALLEEVEDVAFDDRDDVGHMPVGMVAPTLTLIAVGLSLTVLAGPIFAYSDRAAAEVLDRGNYISAVLSR; from the coding sequence ATGAGCCTTGCCGCATCGTTGATTCCGCTGCCGGTGCTGGTGCCCATGCTCGGTGCCGCGGCGTGCCTGGTCGCCGGCCGGCGTCCCCGGCTGCAGCGCCTGATCACCTGGGCCGCGCTGGCGACGATCGTGCTGGTCGCCATCGCGTTGCTATTGCTGACCGACCGCAACGGCACGCTGGCCCTGCACGTCGGTGGTTGGGGCCCAACGCTTTTGGGGCCGCTGGGCGTCACGCTGGTGGTCGATCGGCTCTCCGCGCTGATGCTGGTGGTGTCGTCGGTTGTGTTGCTGACCGTGGTGGCCTACGCGATCGGGCAGGGTATCCGCGACGGCGACGACCGCCAGCCGGTGTCGATCTTCCTGCCCACCTACCTCGCGCTGGCCGCCGGGGTATGCATGGCGTTTCTGGCCGGCGACCTGTTCAACCTGTTCGTCGGCTTCGAGGTGCTGCTGTCGGCGAGTTTCGTGCTGCTGACCATCGGCGGCAGCGCCGCCCGGGTGCGCGCCGGCATCGGCTACGTGATGGTGTCGCTGCTGTCGTCGCTGATCTTCTTGTTCGGCATCGCGCTGATCTACGCCGCGACCGGCACCTTGAACATGGCCGAATTGGCGCTGCGCATCGGCACCGTCAGCCCCGGCATCCGCAGCGCGATGTTCGCGGTGCTGCTGGTCGCGTTCGGCATCAAGGCCGCGGTGTTCCCGCTGTCGGCGTGGCTGCCTGACTCCTACCCCACCGCGCCCGCGCCGGTCACCGCGGTGTTCGCCGGCATCCTGACCAAGGTCGGCATCTACGCAATCATCCGGGCGCATTCGCTGCTGTTCCCCGACGCGGGCCTCAATCATCTGCTGTTGGTGGCCGCGCTGCTGACCATGCTGATCGGCATCCTCGGCGCGATTGCGCAAAGCGACATCAAACGGCTGCTGTCCTTCACCCTGGTCAGCCACATCGGCTACATGGTGTTCGGTGTCGCCCTGTCGACCCAGGCCGGCATGGCCGGGGCCATCTACTACGTGGCGCATCACATCGTCGTGCAGACCACGCTGTTCTTGGCGACCGGCCTGATCGAGCGCCAGGGCGGCGCGTCGAGCCTGCAGCGGCTCGGGGGCCTGGCCGCAAACCCGTTGCTGGCGTTCGTGTTTCTGCTGCCGGCGCTGAATCTGGGTGGCATTCCGCCGTTTTCGGGGTTCATCGGCAAGGTGGCGCTGCTGCGGGCGGGCACGGCCGACGGGTCGGTGCTGGCCTGGCTGCTGGTGGCCGGCGGAGTGGTGACCAGCCTGCTGACGCTGTACGTGGTGGCGCGGGTGTGGTCCAAGGCGTTCTGGCGTCCGCGCGTCGACGCGCCCGACGGGGACCTGGTGGCGGCGCGGACGGCGGCGCTGCTGGAGGAAGTTGAAGACGTTGCGTTTGACGACCGCGACGACGTCGGGCACATGCCGGTCGGGATGGTGGCGCCGACACTGACGCTCATCGCCGTCGGGCTTTCGTTGACCGTGCTGGCCGGACCGATTTTCGCCTACAGCGACCGGGCCGCCGCCGAGGTGCTCGACCGCGGCAACTACATCTCGGCGGTGCTGTCTAGATGA
- a CDS encoding Na+/H+ antiporter subunit E — translation MRAMLLRIAILIALTGVWVLLWGNYSAANAVSGMAVAFTITLLLPMPPVPVQGRVHPLSVLRLAVRVAWYLVVSSVQVSWLAIKPGPPPPSGVLRAQVSIKSDLVLVFAVNILTMIPGSIVLEIDQLRRVLYCHVIDVGSARAIDRFYRQVAEVERLVVAAYERDEDWQPVEEVA, via the coding sequence ATGAGGGCCATGCTGCTGCGAATCGCCATCCTGATCGCGCTGACCGGCGTGTGGGTGTTGTTGTGGGGCAACTACTCTGCGGCCAACGCGGTCAGCGGGATGGCAGTCGCGTTCACGATCACCCTGCTGCTGCCGATGCCACCGGTGCCGGTCCAGGGCCGCGTGCATCCGCTGTCGGTGCTGCGGCTGGCCGTGCGGGTCGCGTGGTATCTGGTGGTGTCCAGCGTTCAAGTCTCCTGGCTGGCAATCAAACCCGGACCGCCGCCGCCGTCCGGGGTGCTGCGGGCGCAGGTGTCGATCAAGTCCGACCTCGTGCTGGTGTTCGCGGTCAACATCTTGACGATGATCCCGGGTTCGATCGTGCTGGAGATCGACCAGCTGCGCCGGGTGTTGTACTGCCACGTCATCGACGTCGGCTCGGCCCGGGCCATCGACCGGTTCTACCGGCAGGTCGCGGAGGTAGAGCGGTTGGTGGTGGCCGCCTATGAGCGCGACGAGGATTGGCAGCCTGTCGAGGAGGTCGCATGA
- a CDS encoding monovalent cation/H+ antiporter complex subunit F produces the protein MTVWLIAGVLLGAAAAITMFRLLAGPSTLDRLVAVDTLIAVTMCAIGTWAAASLDSTVTYSLAALALISFVGSVSVARFRVPDRDRR, from the coding sequence ATGACCGTCTGGTTGATCGCCGGGGTGCTGCTGGGCGCCGCGGCGGCCATCACGATGTTCCGGCTGCTGGCCGGGCCGAGCACATTGGATCGGCTGGTGGCGGTCGATACTTTGATCGCGGTGACGATGTGCGCGATCGGCACTTGGGCCGCAGCCAGTTTGGACAGCACGGTGACCTACAGCCTGGCGGCGCTGGCGCTGATCAGCTTCGTCGGATCGGTGAGCGTGGCCCGATTCCGAGTCCCCGACCGGGACCGCCGATGA
- a CDS encoding monovalent cation/H(+) antiporter subunit G, with protein sequence MSPLDVVSGVLVLAGSVLALTAAIGVVRFGDTLSRMHSATKPQVLGLLLVLAGAAIRLRGNYDVGMLVLTGAFTVITAPVVAHRVGQLAYREQNIRESLTVDEMEGGDDENG encoded by the coding sequence ATGAGCCCCCTGGACGTCGTCTCCGGTGTGCTGGTGCTGGCCGGCTCGGTACTGGCGCTGACCGCCGCGATCGGGGTGGTCCGTTTCGGCGACACGCTCTCGCGCATGCATTCGGCGACCAAGCCGCAGGTGCTCGGTCTGCTGCTGGTGCTGGCCGGCGCCGCGATCCGGCTGCGCGGCAACTACGACGTCGGAATGCTGGTTCTGACTGGGGCGTTCACGGTTATTACGGCCCCGGTGGTCGCACACCGGGTTGGCCAATTGGCGTACCGGGAACAAAACATTCGGGAATCCCTGACTGTTGACGAAATGGAAGGTGGCGATGACGAGAACGGATGA